GGTTGCCAACAACATGGCGAACGTTTCTACGCCGGGCTTCCGCGCGCAGATTGCCAACTTCCGCGCGGTGCCCGTGGTCGGGCAGGAGGCGCCCACGCGCGCCTTCGTGGCGGCCACCACGCCCGGCGCCGACTTCACCCACGGCCCGCTGACCGAAACCGGCCGCGAGCTCGACGTGGCTGTGAGCGGCGAGGGCTGGCTGGTGGTGCAGACGGCCGATGGCGCAGAGGCCTACACCCGCGTGGGCAACCTGCAGATCAGCGCCGACGGCCAGCTCACCACCATGGGCGGGCGCCCGGTGGTAGGCGACAACGGCGCGCTCACCGTTCCGCCCGGCTCCAGCGTGAGCATTGCCACCAACGGGCTGGTGGGTTCGCGCGACGCATCTTCGACCACGCTCACGGGCATTGCCGAAGTCGGCCGCCTCAAGCTGGTCAACCCGCCGGTCACCGATCTCGAACGCGGCGACGACGGCCTGTTCCGCATGCGCGCCGGCCAGCCGCCCGCCGAGGCCGACGAGGCCGTCACGCTCGTTACCGGCGTGGTCGAGGGCAGCAACGTCAACCCGGTCGAGGCCATGGTGGCAATGATCGCCAACGCGCGCAGCTTCGAGATGCAGATGAAGTCTCTGCAGACCGCCGACACCAACGCGCAGGCCGCCAACAAGCTGCTGGCCTACGGCTGATTCGCTGATCCGTAGCAGCCCGCCCCGCAACACACCCGCAGGATTCTTCAAAAAA
This is a stretch of genomic DNA from Variovorax paradoxus. It encodes these proteins:
- a CDS encoding flagellar basal body rod protein FlgF; its protein translation is MDRMLYVAMSGAKQVMEQQASVANNMANVSTPGFRAQIANFRAVPVVGQEAPTRAFVAATTPGADFTHGPLTETGRELDVAVSGEGWLVVQTADGAEAYTRVGNLQISADGQLTTMGGRPVVGDNGALTVPPGSSVSIATNGLVGSRDASSTTLTGIAEVGRLKLVNPPVTDLERGDDGLFRMRAGQPPAEADEAVTLVTGVVEGSNVNPVEAMVAMIANARSFEMQMKSLQTADTNAQAANKLLAYG